In the genome of Streptomyces sp. V2I9, one region contains:
- a CDS encoding trifunctional class I SAM-dependent methyltransferase/NUDIX hydrolase/VOC family protein, translated as MTTIDWDEAARTFDREPDHGLLDPVVRDAWAGRLESWLPATRSDVLDLGCGTGSLSLLAAGQGHRVTAVDRSPRMAELARAKLAGTGAEVLVGDAARPPVGERSFDVVLARHVVWLLPDPAAVLTHWFGLLKPGGRLILIEGVWGGDGLCATELTALLSAHTERIHHEDLAPDARLWGREVADERYALIARAMPPHRHTEVVDVHLILRRGPDVLLARRANTGYADGLLHLPSGHAEDGEDVREAMIREAAEELGLRLDPEELRVALVMQHRGPGGGARMGWFFVAEHDPARPPRNAEPEKCSELDWFPLAALPDDMVAYCRAGLDGYRSGERFLLHRHRDGEPIAYVPGSAGRAVPLPAADDAAGRVHHIELWVPDLAEAERGWGWLLVRLGHVPYQHWAHGRSWRRGDAYVVLEQSPDLAPGGHDRRRPGLNHLAFHVGDRAALDALTAEAPAYGWRLLFPDRHPYAGGAGHCAVYLEDPAGYEVELVADSPRGP; from the coding sequence ATGACCACGATCGACTGGGACGAGGCCGCCCGCACCTTCGACCGGGAGCCCGACCACGGGCTCCTGGACCCGGTGGTGCGCGACGCCTGGGCCGGGCGGCTGGAGAGCTGGCTGCCCGCCACCCGGAGCGACGTGCTGGACCTCGGGTGCGGTACGGGGAGCCTCTCCCTGCTCGCCGCGGGCCAGGGCCACCGCGTCACGGCCGTCGACCGCTCGCCCCGCATGGCCGAGCTGGCCCGCGCCAAGCTCGCCGGGACCGGGGCGGAGGTCCTCGTCGGGGACGCCGCCCGGCCCCCGGTCGGTGAGCGGTCGTTCGACGTCGTGCTCGCCCGGCACGTCGTCTGGCTGCTGCCCGACCCCGCGGCAGTCCTCACGCACTGGTTCGGCCTGCTCAAGCCGGGCGGGCGGCTCATCCTGATCGAAGGGGTGTGGGGCGGCGACGGCCTCTGTGCCACCGAACTGACCGCCCTGCTCTCCGCCCACACCGAGCGGATCCACCACGAGGACCTGGCCCCCGACGCCCGGCTGTGGGGCAGGGAGGTCGCCGACGAGCGCTATGCGCTGATCGCCCGCGCGATGCCCCCGCACCGGCACACCGAGGTCGTCGACGTCCATCTGATCCTCCGCCGGGGCCCGGACGTCCTGCTCGCCCGCCGCGCGAACACGGGCTACGCGGACGGGCTGCTCCATCTGCCCTCCGGCCACGCGGAGGACGGCGAGGACGTCCGCGAGGCGATGATCCGGGAGGCCGCGGAGGAGCTCGGCCTCCGCCTGGATCCCGAGGAGCTGCGGGTGGCCCTGGTGATGCAGCACCGGGGCCCGGGCGGCGGGGCGCGCATGGGCTGGTTCTTCGTCGCGGAGCACGACCCGGCCCGCCCGCCGCGCAACGCGGAGCCGGAGAAGTGCTCCGAGCTGGACTGGTTCCCGCTGGCCGCGCTGCCGGACGACATGGTCGCGTACTGCCGCGCGGGCCTGGACGGCTACCGGTCGGGCGAGCGCTTCCTGCTCCACCGGCACCGGGACGGGGAGCCGATCGCGTACGTTCCCGGCAGTGCCGGACGGGCCGTTCCGCTGCCCGCCGCCGACGACGCCGCCGGCCGGGTGCACCACATCGAGCTGTGGGTGCCCGATCTGGCGGAGGCGGAGCGCGGCTGGGGCTGGCTGCTGGTCCGGCTCGGCCATGTCCCGTACCAGCACTGGGCCCACGGCCGCAGCTGGCGGCGCGGCGACGCGTACGTCGTGCTGGAGCAGTCGCCGGACCTGGCGCCGGGCGGCCACGACCGCCGCCGCCCCGGCCTCAACCACCTGGCGTTCCACGTCGGCGACCGGGCCGCCCTCGACGCCCTGACGGCCGAGGCCCCGGCGTACGGCTGGCGGCTGCTGTTCCCCGACCGCCACCCGTATGCGGGCGGCGCGGGGCACTGTGCCGTCTATCTGGAGGACCCGGCGGGGTACGAGGTCGAGCTGGTCGCGGACTCCCCGCGGGGGCCCTGA
- a CDS encoding GntR family transcriptional regulator → MTESHGQAGAGGREAEGAAATAPGPGAVARAAGPDAGPGPAPATAPVPGPPASGPPAFAPDSLVLNRKLPLWYQVSQSLRASILGRPQGSPARLPTEEQLAAHYGVSVLTMRQALKELETEGLISRHRRRGTFIEPRARRVSPVRLLGSVDAIVAQQSGEATTVLGHGPTPVPGDLAEFFPGCAEVTCYRRLRRDGRSEEPTNWAENAVLPDIAARIDVADLERWPMTKVLRDVVGVKISRITDTVEARLADPVTADLLRVPLLSPILHYTGVTYDEEGRVVDVARIRYRGDRFAFSVTVEAH, encoded by the coding sequence GTGACAGAGAGCCACGGACAGGCCGGGGCGGGCGGCCGGGAGGCCGAGGGAGCCGCCGCCACGGCTCCCGGCCCCGGCGCGGTGGCCCGGGCGGCGGGCCCGGACGCCGGCCCCGGCCCGGCGCCCGCGACGGCCCCCGTGCCGGGCCCGCCCGCCTCCGGCCCGCCCGCGTTCGCCCCCGACTCCCTCGTCCTGAACCGGAAGCTGCCCCTCTGGTACCAGGTCTCCCAGTCGCTGCGCGCCTCCATACTCGGCCGCCCGCAGGGCTCCCCCGCCCGGCTGCCCACCGAGGAGCAGCTCGCCGCGCACTACGGGGTCAGCGTGCTCACCATGCGGCAGGCCCTCAAGGAGCTGGAGACGGAGGGGCTGATCAGCCGGCACCGGCGGCGCGGCACGTTCATCGAGCCGCGTGCCCGGCGGGTCTCCCCGGTCCGGCTGCTGGGTTCGGTGGACGCGATCGTGGCCCAGCAGTCCGGGGAGGCGACGACGGTTCTCGGCCACGGCCCCACCCCGGTACCGGGTGATCTCGCGGAGTTCTTCCCCGGCTGCGCCGAGGTGACCTGCTACCGGCGGCTGCGCCGCGACGGCCGGAGCGAGGAACCCACCAACTGGGCGGAGAACGCGGTGCTCCCCGACATCGCCGCCCGGATCGATGTGGCCGACCTCGAACGGTGGCCGATGACCAAGGTCCTGCGCGACGTCGTCGGGGTGAAGATCTCCCGGATCACCGACACGGTGGAGGCCCGTCTCGCCGACCCCGTCACCGCCGACCTGCTCCGGGTCCCGCTGCTCAGCCCGATCCTGCACTACACGGGCGTGACGTACGACGAGGAGGGGCGTGTGGTGGACGTCGCCCGGATCCGCTACCGGGGCGACCGGTTCGCCTTCTCGGTGACGGTGGAGGCCCACTGA
- a CDS encoding GNAT family N-acetyltransferase has translation MTVIVRDFRPSDADEWTRVRRASVPWMVATPDQILHDRAHAHPDRHYRLLVAEEDGEIIATAQAGIAHESPEPGQGYFTPHTLPGRTGRGAGSLLLRTAEEHLAEAGATVLYVWALDDPESLAFARNRGYEPRRSAHFQRLGLADGALPPRDAVPAGVELRPGSAFADDPRPLFEADAEVTADEPGDITSELEDYEDWLTNTWRHPAFDQELTSVALVDGKVAAFSAATTDGARTYLSGMTGTLREFRGRGLAKLAKNDSLHRARAAGYTDAYTSNDSGNEPMLAINRWFGYQVCATEVRHVRTLS, from the coding sequence ATGACTGTGATCGTGCGCGACTTCCGGCCTTCCGACGCCGACGAGTGGACCCGGGTCCGCCGGGCCTCGGTCCCCTGGATGGTGGCCACCCCCGACCAGATCCTCCACGACCGGGCCCACGCCCATCCCGACCGGCACTACCGGCTGCTGGTCGCCGAGGAGGACGGCGAGATCATCGCCACCGCCCAGGCCGGCATCGCCCACGAGAGCCCGGAGCCGGGGCAGGGGTACTTCACCCCGCACACGCTTCCCGGCCGCACCGGGCGCGGGGCCGGCTCGCTGCTGCTGCGCACGGCGGAGGAGCACCTGGCCGAGGCCGGGGCCACGGTCCTGTACGTGTGGGCCCTGGACGATCCGGAGAGCCTGGCGTTCGCCCGCAACCGGGGCTACGAGCCCCGCCGTTCCGCCCACTTCCAGCGTCTCGGCCTCGCGGACGGGGCCCTGCCGCCGCGCGACGCGGTCCCGGCCGGCGTCGAGCTGCGGCCCGGATCCGCCTTCGCCGACGACCCCCGGCCGCTGTTCGAGGCGGACGCCGAGGTGACGGCGGACGAGCCGGGCGACATCACCTCCGAGCTGGAGGACTACGAGGACTGGCTGACGAACACCTGGCGGCACCCGGCCTTCGACCAGGAGCTCACCTCGGTGGCGCTGGTCGACGGGAAGGTGGCGGCGTTCAGCGCGGCCACCACCGACGGCGCGCGGACCTATCTGAGCGGAATGACCGGCACCCTGCGGGAGTTCCGGGGGCGGGGCCTGGCGAAGCTGGCGAAGAACGATTCGCTGCACCGGGCGCGGGCCGCCGGTTACACGGACGCCTACACCTCCAACGACAGCGGCAACGAGCCGATGCTGGCCATCAACCGGTGGTTCGGCTACCAGGTCTGCGCGACGGAGGTCCGCCATGTCCGGACCCTCTCCTGA
- a CDS encoding type ISP restriction/modification enzyme: protein MAARRTAAAASGGGTDSSPLDTFAPLDELMPWSSRPLRTGRAWVSGPDPAALRARWERLASAEPAEQERLFASTRSRTPRTSVAALPGQSTGTARFARSPGPCPDPVRILHGPYDEQWLLPDHRLIDAARPELWRVADGQQLFAVEHGTAPEDSGPALSVTALLPDGYSPAGRPGRIRPLFRRPGGTEPNLAPGLGELLRGRLGGGAEPEAFAPEAVLAWVLAAARPSPAGPRVPLPAEAEVWSAGVALGRELTRLQTRGARGGERPRLPGGRRPYVRAALPARPAELSYDAGDEALIVGGGRIAPVPAAAWEFTVGGVRVLERWFGLRAAAAAGLRTDGEVPDGLDAVGARDWPRAWTSELLELITVLALVDGAAGPRKELAARLDAGPLIGPAELRAAGVLPVPASARRPASVLGHQEEGPEGQFALL, encoded by the coding sequence GTGGCAGCGCGCAGGACGGCGGCAGCAGCGTCCGGAGGGGGCACGGACTCCTCGCCGCTCGACACGTTCGCGCCGCTCGACGAGCTGATGCCGTGGTCGTCGAGGCCGTTGAGGACCGGCCGCGCCTGGGTGAGCGGCCCCGATCCGGCGGCGCTCCGGGCCCGCTGGGAGCGGCTGGCTTCCGCTGAACCCGCCGAGCAGGAGCGGCTGTTCGCGTCCACTCGTTCCCGTACGCCGCGCACCTCGGTCGCCGCCCTGCCCGGCCAGTCCACCGGAACGGCCCGCTTCGCCCGGTCGCCGGGCCCCTGCCCCGACCCCGTACGCATCCTGCACGGCCCCTACGACGAGCAGTGGCTGCTCCCCGACCACCGGCTGATCGACGCGGCCCGTCCGGAGCTGTGGCGGGTCGCCGACGGGCAGCAGCTCTTCGCGGTCGAGCACGGCACGGCCCCCGAGGACTCCGGGCCCGCCCTGTCGGTGACCGCGCTGCTGCCCGACGGGTACTCCCCCGCCGGGCGGCCAGGGCGGATCAGGCCGCTGTTCCGCAGGCCCGGCGGCACGGAGCCCAACCTCGCGCCGGGGCTCGGGGAGCTGCTGCGTGGGCGGCTCGGCGGCGGGGCGGAGCCGGAGGCGTTCGCCCCGGAAGCGGTGCTGGCCTGGGTCCTGGCCGCCGCCCGGCCCTCCCCCGCCGGGCCCCGCGTCCCGCTGCCGGCCGAGGCCGAGGTGTGGTCGGCCGGGGTGGCGCTCGGCCGCGAGCTGACGCGGCTCCAGACGCGCGGGGCGCGGGGCGGCGAGCGGCCGAGGTTGCCGGGCGGGCGCAGACCCTATGTGCGGGCGGCGCTCCCGGCGCGCCCCGCGGAGCTGTCCTACGACGCCGGGGACGAGGCGCTGATCGTCGGCGGCGGCCGGATCGCGCCGGTGCCCGCGGCGGCCTGGGAGTTCACGGTGGGCGGCGTGCGGGTGCTGGAGCGGTGGTTCGGGCTCCGGGCCGCCGCGGCGGCGGGGCTGCGCACGGACGGGGAGGTTCCGGACGGTCTCGACGCGGTCGGCGCGCGCGACTGGCCCCGCGCGTGGACGTCGGAGCTGCTCGAACTGATCACCGTGCTCGCCCTGGTGGACGGCGCGGCGGGGCCCCGGAAGGAGCTGGCTGCCCGGCTGGACGCCGGGCCGCTGATCGGGCCCGCCGAACTGCGGGCGGCGGGGGTCCTGCCGGTCCCGGCCTCGGCCCGGCGTCCCGCGTCGGTGCTCGGGCACCAGGAGGAGGGCCCGGAGGGGCAGTTCGCGCTGCTGTAG
- a CDS encoding GntR family transcriptional regulator: MTYTIVLDPDSGIAPYEQLRAQLAELALSGALPVGHRLPTVRGFAEELGLAANTVAKTYRALEADGVIETRGRNGTFIAAAGGAAEQRAAAAAQLYAETAERLGLTRQQALSLAEDAVRAAYGD, encoded by the coding sequence GTGACCTACACGATCGTCCTCGACCCGGACTCGGGCATCGCCCCGTACGAGCAACTCCGCGCGCAGTTGGCCGAACTGGCCCTGTCCGGCGCGCTGCCGGTCGGCCACCGGCTTCCGACCGTACGCGGCTTCGCCGAGGAGCTGGGCCTCGCCGCCAACACTGTTGCGAAGACCTACCGCGCCCTGGAGGCGGACGGGGTGATCGAGACCCGCGGGCGCAACGGCACCTTCATCGCGGCCGCCGGTGGAGCGGCCGAACAGCGGGCGGCGGCCGCGGCGCAGTTGTACGCGGAGACCGCCGAACGGCTGGGCCTCACCCGGCAGCAGGCCCTGTCCCTGGCCGAGGACGCGGTCCGGGCGGCGTACGGGGACTGA
- a CDS encoding DUF402 domain-containing protein translates to MSGPSPDLLAAGGQELVVVLTKAGRVKIRYPAEAVRDDGVRVTVRAPWAASGVRDFGFVRFEPGDVLTEHYWRDRWFAVKEVRDGHGVLKGWYCDITRPAVLAGGVLTVEDLDLDLWVSADGASVLRLDEDEFEESGLAGRDPAAAGAAVAALDELERLARTEGLATLLV, encoded by the coding sequence ATGTCCGGACCCTCTCCTGATCTCCTGGCCGCCGGCGGCCAGGAGCTGGTCGTCGTCCTGACCAAGGCGGGCCGCGTCAAGATCAGGTATCCGGCCGAGGCGGTCCGGGACGACGGGGTCCGCGTCACGGTCCGCGCGCCGTGGGCGGCGTCCGGGGTGCGGGACTTCGGGTTCGTCCGCTTCGAGCCGGGCGACGTCCTCACCGAGCACTACTGGCGGGACCGGTGGTTCGCCGTGAAGGAGGTCCGGGACGGGCACGGTGTGCTCAAGGGCTGGTACTGCGACATCACCCGGCCCGCCGTGCTGGCGGGCGGGGTGCTGACGGTCGAGGACCTGGACCTGGATCTGTGGGTCTCGGCCGACGGGGCGTCGGTCCTGCGGCTGGACGAGGACGAGTTCGAGGAGAGCGGCCTGGCCGGGCGTGATCCGGCGGCGGCCGGGGCGGCGGTCGCGGCCCTGGACGAGCTGGAACGCCTGGCCCGCACGGAGGGACTGGCCACGCTGCTGGTCTGA
- the hmgA gene encoding homogentisate 1,2-dioxygenase translates to MSAIDQARKTAEGLAYSSGFGNEHSSEAVPGALPHGRNSPQRAPLGLYAEQLSGSAFTEPRADNRRSWLYRIRPSAAHPAFTRTDNGGLRSAPFTETVPDPNRLRWNPLPDPAPGTDFLSGLWTLGGNGDVTQRAGMAIHLYHADSSMTDRVFSDSDGELLIVPERGGLLLRTELGLLRAEPGHVALIPRGVRFRVELLEETARGYVCENYGRPFALPGLGPIGANGLANARDFLAPVAAYEDREGPVEVVNKFCGNLWTATYDHSPLDVVAWHGNHTPYVYDLRRFNVIGTISYDHPDPSIFTVLTSPSDTPGLAGVDFVVFAPRWLVGEDTFRPPYFHRNVMSEYMGLIDGAYDAKADGFVPGGGSLHNMMSAHGPDRETFDRASAAELTPQKIDDGLAFMFETRWPVTATAQAAAAGHLQRGYDDVWQGLSRNFRP, encoded by the coding sequence ATGAGCGCGATCGACCAGGCGAGGAAGACGGCCGAGGGGCTGGCGTACTCCTCGGGCTTCGGCAACGAGCACAGCTCGGAGGCGGTTCCCGGGGCTCTGCCGCACGGCCGCAACTCCCCTCAGCGCGCCCCGCTCGGACTGTACGCGGAGCAGCTGAGCGGCTCCGCCTTCACCGAGCCGCGCGCGGACAACCGCCGTTCCTGGCTCTACCGCATCCGCCCCTCGGCCGCCCACCCGGCGTTCACCCGCACCGACAACGGGGGGCTGCGCTCCGCTCCGTTCACCGAGACCGTGCCGGACCCGAACCGGCTCCGCTGGAACCCGCTGCCCGACCCCGCGCCCGGCACGGACTTCCTGAGCGGCCTGTGGACGCTGGGAGGCAACGGCGACGTCACCCAGCGCGCCGGGATGGCGATCCACCTCTACCACGCCGACTCCTCGATGACGGACCGGGTGTTCAGCGACTCGGACGGCGAGCTGCTGATCGTCCCGGAGCGCGGCGGACTGCTGCTCCGTACCGAGCTGGGCCTCCTGCGCGCCGAGCCGGGCCATGTCGCGCTGATCCCGCGCGGGGTCCGCTTCCGGGTGGAGCTGCTGGAGGAGACCGCGCGGGGTTACGTCTGCGAGAACTACGGCCGCCCGTTCGCGCTGCCCGGCCTCGGCCCGATCGGCGCCAACGGCCTCGCCAACGCCCGCGACTTCCTCGCCCCTGTCGCCGCGTACGAGGACCGTGAGGGCCCGGTGGAGGTGGTCAACAAGTTCTGCGGCAACCTCTGGACGGCGACGTACGACCACTCGCCGCTCGACGTGGTGGCCTGGCACGGCAACCACACCCCGTACGTCTACGACCTGCGCCGGTTCAACGTGATCGGCACGATCAGCTACGACCACCCCGACCCGTCGATCTTCACCGTGCTGACCTCGCCGTCCGACACACCGGGGCTGGCCGGGGTGGACTTCGTCGTCTTCGCGCCGCGCTGGCTGGTCGGCGAGGACACCTTCCGGCCGCCGTACTTCCACCGCAACGTGATGAGCGAGTACATGGGCCTGATCGACGGGGCGTACGACGCGAAGGCGGACGGGTTCGTCCCCGGCGGCGGCTCGCTGCACAACATGATGTCGGCGCACGGCCCGGACCGGGAGACGTTCGACCGGGCGAGCGCGGCGGAGCTGACACCGCAGAAGATCGACGACGGCCTCGCCTTCATGTTCGAGACCCGCTGGCCGGTGACGGCGACCGCGCAGGCGGCCGCCGCCGGCCATCTGCAGCGTGGCTACGACGACGTGTGGCAGGGTCTGAGCCGCAACTTCCGGCCGTAG
- a CDS encoding TetR/AcrR family transcriptional regulator: MGPVPHVNPNLRRAPVQQRSADRLARILDSCATLLDETGYELLTTRAVAERAEVPIGSVYRFFSNKRALVEALALRNLDVYAERVTARLAELPGVDWRAAIDAVLDEYLAMKRGVPGFALVDFGPPFPAEGAADDANRRLADRLAVLLAAHLGRRADEGLSRAVLVSVEAADALLQLAFRTHPSGDADIVAETRTLVRSYLAHTLD; the protein is encoded by the coding sequence ATGGGGCCCGTGCCCCACGTCAACCCGAACCTCCGCCGCGCTCCGGTGCAGCAGCGCAGCGCCGACCGGCTGGCCCGGATACTCGACTCCTGCGCCACACTGCTCGACGAGACCGGATACGAGCTGCTCACCACCCGTGCCGTCGCCGAACGCGCCGAGGTGCCCATCGGCTCCGTCTACCGGTTCTTCTCCAACAAACGCGCCCTCGTCGAGGCCCTCGCCCTGCGCAACCTGGACGTCTACGCCGAACGCGTCACCGCCCGGCTCGCGGAGCTCCCCGGCGTCGACTGGCGGGCCGCCATCGACGCGGTGCTCGACGAGTACCTGGCGATGAAGCGCGGCGTCCCCGGCTTCGCGCTCGTCGATTTCGGACCGCCGTTTCCGGCCGAGGGGGCGGCGGACGACGCCAACCGGCGGCTCGCGGACCGGCTCGCCGTCCTGCTCGCCGCCCACCTCGGGCGACGGGCCGACGAGGGGCTGTCGCGGGCGGTCCTGGTGAGCGTCGAGGCCGCCGACGCGCTGCTCCAACTCGCCTTCCGCACGCACCCGTCGGGGGACGCGGACATCGTCGCCGAGACCCGCACCCTGGTCCGGTCCTACCTCGCCCACACGCTCGACTGA
- a CDS encoding SGNH/GDSL hydrolase family protein has protein sequence MKMSRLVAFSSSLLLGAALALTGAGVANADSSAAAVDYVALGDSYSSGVGAGSYDGSSCKRSSRAYPALWAAANSPSSFDFAACSGARTGDVTGGQLGKLAASTDLVSISIGGNDAGFADVMTTCVLQSEATCLNRIATARSYVDTTLPGRLDSVYTAIRSKAPSARVVVLGYPRFYQLGGGCIAGLSEKERSAINAASDHLNTATAKRAADHGFTFGDVRTTFTGHEICSSNSWLHSVNWLNIGESYHPTAAGQSGGYLPVFKSAL, from the coding sequence ATGAAAATGTCCAGACTCGTGGCGTTCTCGTCTTCCCTCCTGCTCGGCGCCGCCCTCGCCCTCACCGGTGCCGGGGTCGCGAACGCCGATTCCTCCGCCGCGGCCGTCGACTACGTGGCCCTCGGTGACTCGTACTCCTCCGGCGTCGGAGCCGGCAGCTACGACGGCTCCAGCTGCAAGCGCAGCAGCCGCGCGTACCCGGCCCTCTGGGCTGCCGCCAACTCCCCCTCCTCGTTCGACTTCGCCGCCTGCTCCGGCGCCCGGACCGGAGATGTCACGGGTGGCCAGCTCGGCAAGCTGGCCGCCTCGACCGACCTCGTCTCCATCTCCATCGGAGGCAACGACGCCGGGTTCGCCGACGTGATGACGACCTGCGTCCTGCAGTCCGAGGCCACCTGCCTCAACCGGATCGCCACCGCCCGCTCCTACGTCGACACCACCCTGCCGGGCCGGCTCGACTCCGTGTACACGGCCATCCGCTCCAAGGCCCCCTCCGCGCGCGTCGTGGTCCTCGGCTACCCCCGCTTCTACCAGTTGGGCGGCGGCTGCATCGCCGGTCTGAGCGAGAAGGAGCGCTCCGCCATCAACGCGGCCTCCGACCACCTCAACACGGCCACCGCCAAGCGGGCCGCGGACCACGGCTTCACCTTCGGCGACGTGCGGACGACGTTCACCGGGCACGAGATCTGCTCCAGCAACTCCTGGCTGCACAGCGTGAACTGGCTGAACATCGGCGAGTCCTACCACCCCACCGCCGCCGGACAGTCGGGCGGCTATCTTCCGGTGTTCAAGTCCGCGCTCTGA
- a CDS encoding CaiB/BaiF CoA-transferase family protein — MNTSPLPLDGITVVAVEQAVAAPFATRQLADLGARVLKVERPDGGDFARGYDTAARGLASHFVWCNRGKESLAVDLKDPRGLTIVRELIAGADVFVQNLAQGAAARLGLDAASLCAAHPRLVAVDISGYGAAGPYAHKRAYDMLVQCEAGLVSVTGTPERPVKAGVPAADIAAAMYAFSGVLAALLRRATTGRGGPVEVSMLDALAEWMGHPLHQGMHGAAPPARTGLAHSVIAPYDAYATADGEQVLLSVQNDREWRRLAGQVLGRPELADDPDFATNAARTANRERTDEAVGRAVAALTGDEALAGLEAAGIACARLNTVADVAAHPQLAARDRWREVGSPVGPLRALLPPITLPGSEEARMGAVPALGEHTDALLRALGMTDEQTSVLRRDGVIA, encoded by the coding sequence ATGAACACATCTCCTCTTCCGCTCGACGGCATCACCGTGGTGGCCGTCGAGCAGGCGGTCGCCGCCCCCTTCGCCACCCGGCAGCTCGCCGATCTCGGCGCCAGGGTCCTCAAGGTGGAGCGCCCGGACGGCGGCGACTTCGCGCGCGGCTACGACACGGCGGCGCGCGGGCTCGCCTCGCACTTCGTCTGGTGCAACCGCGGCAAGGAGTCCCTGGCCGTCGATCTGAAGGACCCGCGCGGCCTCACGATCGTCCGTGAACTCATCGCCGGGGCCGATGTGTTCGTACAGAATCTGGCACAGGGGGCGGCGGCGCGGCTCGGGCTCGACGCCGCCTCGCTCTGCGCCGCCCACCCGCGCCTGGTGGCGGTGGACATCTCCGGGTACGGGGCGGCCGGGCCGTACGCGCACAAGCGGGCCTACGACATGCTGGTGCAGTGCGAGGCCGGTCTGGTCTCGGTCACGGGAACGCCGGAGCGGCCCGTGAAGGCGGGCGTTCCGGCGGCGGACATCGCGGCGGCCATGTACGCGTTCTCCGGGGTGCTCGCCGCACTCCTGCGCCGGGCGACCACCGGGCGCGGCGGCCCGGTGGAGGTCTCCATGCTGGACGCGCTCGCCGAGTGGATGGGCCACCCGCTGCACCAGGGCATGCACGGCGCCGCTCCCCCGGCGCGCACCGGTCTCGCGCATTCGGTGATCGCCCCGTACGACGCCTACGCGACGGCGGACGGCGAACAGGTACTGCTCTCCGTGCAGAACGACCGGGAGTGGCGGCGGCTGGCCGGACAGGTGCTCGGGCGGCCCGAGTTGGCCGATGATCCGGACTTCGCGACGAACGCGGCGCGGACCGCGAACCGGGAACGGACCGACGAGGCGGTGGGCCGGGCGGTGGCGGCCCTGACGGGCGATGAGGCACTGGCCGGGCTGGAGGCGGCGGGCATCGCCTGCGCCCGGCTGAACACGGTCGCCGACGTGGCGGCGCATCCGCAGCTGGCGGCACGGGACCGGTGGCGGGAGGTGGGTTCGCCGGTGGGGCCGCTGCGGGCTCTGTTGCCGCCGATCACGCTGCCGGGGAGCGAGGAGGCGCGGATGGGCGCCGTACCGGCGCTGGGTGAACACACCGATGCACTGCTGCGAGCCCTGGGGATGACGGACGAGCAGACATCGGTGCTGCGCCGGGACGGGGTGATCGCCTGA